The genomic window TTAGGTTTGCCCGCGCCCCGCGCGGAAGGCCGGTTCGAACCGGGCCACGAAAGATTTGGAGCAAGACATGTCAGCAAAAGAAATCGTCTACACGGAACAAGCTCGCAACCTCATCCTCTCCGGCGTCAACGCCCTCGCCGACGCGGTCAAGGTGACCCTCGGCCCCAAGGGTCGCAACGTCATCATCCAGAAGTCCTTCGGCTCGCCGACCGTCACCAAGGACGGCGTCACGGTGGCCAAGGAAATCGAGCTCGAGAACCGCTTCGAGAACATGGGCGCCCAGATGGTGCGCGAAGTGGCCTCGAAGACCAGCGACGTGGCCGGCGACGGCACCACGACGGCGACGGTCCTCGCGCAAGCGATCTACCGCGAAGGCTCCAAGCTTGTCGCCGCGGGTCACAACCCGATGGAGATCAAGCGCGGCGTCGACAAGGCCGTTGAGGTCCTCGTCGATACGCTCAAGAAGATGGCGAAGGTGACCAAGGATCCGAAAGAGATCGCTCAGGTCGGCACCATCAGCGCCAACGGCGACGTGGAAATCGGCCAGAAGCTGGCCGAGGCCATGGAGAAGGTCGGCAAGGAAGGCGTCATCACCGTCGAAGAGTCCCGCACGGCGGAGACGACCCTCGACGTCGTCGAAGGCATGCAGTTCGACCGCGGCTACCTCAGCCCGTACTTCGTCTCGGATCCGGAGCGCATGGAGGCGGTTCTCGAGAACCCCTACATCCTCATCAGCGAGAAGAAGATCTCGAACATGAAGGACCTCCTCCCGGTCCTCGAGGCGATTGCCCGTCAGGAGCGTCCCCTCGTGATCATCAGCGAGGACATCGAGGGCGAGGCGCTCGCCACGCTCGTCGTCAACAAGCTCCGCGGCACGCTCAAGTGCGCCGCTTGCAAGGCGCCGGGCTTCGGCGACCGCCGCAAGGAGATGCTCAAGGACATCGCGACCCTCACCAAGGGCCAAGTCATCGCGGAAGAGCTCGGCCTCAAGCTCGAGAACGTCACCATCAGTGACCTCGGCCAGGCGAAGCGCGTCGTGATGGACAAGGACAACACGACGATCGTCGACGGCGCCGGCGAGAAGGAGAAGATCCAGGCCCGCGTCACCGAGATCCGCAAGCAGATCGAGAACACCACCAGCGACTACGACAAGGAGAAGCTCCAGGAGCGTCTCGCGAAGCTCGCCGGCGGCGTTGCCGTCATCAAGGTCGGTGCGGCCACCGAGACCGAGATGAAGGAGAAGAAGGCCCGCGTTGAAGACGCGCTCCACGCGACGCGTGCGGCCGTCGAAGAAGGCATCGTCCCCGGCGGCGGCGTCGCGCTCATCCGCGCGCAGTCGGCGCTCGAAGGCCTCAAGGTCAACGACGAGCAGAAGTTCGGCGTGTCGATCCTTCGCCGCGCCATCGAGGAGCCGCTCCGCCAGATCGTGGCGAACGCGGGCCTCGAAGGCTCGATCGTCGTCAACAAGGTCAAGGAAGGCAAAGACGACTTCGGTTACAACGCCTCCTCGGACGAGTACGGCAACCTCTACAAGATGGGCGTCATCGACCCCGTCAAGGTCGTCCGCACGGCCCTCCAGAACGCGGCCTCCGTTGCGAGCCTCATGCTCACGACCGAGTGCCTCGTCGCCGAGCGCCCCAAGGCGGAAGACAAGTCGTCCGGTGGCGGCCACGGCGGCCACGGCCACGACTTCTGAGTCATACCTGAGCTAGCTCCTAGCTCTACCAAGGCGGCCCGTACGCTCACGCGTGCGGGCCGTTTTCATTTTTCCAAGTCCCTATTCTGGCGCGTGATTTCACGAACTTTGCTGCCCTCGAAGGAACGCCCCAGCACGACCCCTCAAATGCGGGGCTTTGACCTTGCACCCTACGTTGGCTGTGGGATAAGAGCCGGCATCTTGGCGGGGGCGGTCCCGTAACTTTTGCGCGACGTTTCGCGCGCTTCTCTGGTCCCGTCATCGGGCGGAGGTTTTTCGGTCATGCGCACAAAGTCTTTGGGTGTTCTCTTCTGCATCGCGGCCATGAACGTCGCGGTGGTCTACGGCTGCAGCTCGGAAGATGCCGCCACCACGCCGATCGACGAAGAGGCGGGAACGACCGGCAAGGAAGCCGGCCCGGGGAGCATCACGACCGATGCCTCCGACAGCAAAGACGCCGGCAAAGACGCGAAGGCCGACGCGAAGAAGGACGCCGCCAAAGACACGGCCACGGCTGACGTCGCTCCCGACGTGGCCCCCATCGTCTACGACCCGCCGTATTCGCCCTGCGATCCCCTCAAGGACTACGGCTTCGGCTCCGGCGGCATCCAGCGCGCGGCTTGCGGCCTATGCGGTGATCCCACGACGTCCACCGGCAAGAGCCGGGTTTGCCTTAAGACCCCTGACAGCGGCGTGCCCTTGCCTGACGGCGGCACCCCGTTCCCCAACCCGAACAACCTCACGGGCTTCTGGAGCGACTGGAGCAGCTGCACCAACGGCCCCGGAGCCGTTTGCGATCCCGCTGTCACGTACCCCGACGATGTGTGCGGGAACTGCGGCACGCAGCCGCGCATCTGCACCGGTAGCTGCACCTGGGTCGTGGGACTCACCTGCAACAACCAAGGCCCGTGCAAGGCCGGCGACCTCGACTGGGAGGGGCTCGGTTGCCCCGCCGGCCTCGGCCGCACGAAGACGTGCAACGCGCAGTGCAGCTTCGACACCGCGCTGACGTGCACGCCTCCCCCGCCGAACCCCAACAAGATCACGGTCAACTCGACGACCGTCGGCGCGACGTTCACGGGTCAGTTCACCTTCGACGCGACGAAGAAGCAGAAGAAGATCGACGTCGCG from Myxococcales bacterium includes these protein-coding regions:
- the groL gene encoding chaperonin GroEL (60 kDa chaperone family; promotes refolding of misfolded polypeptides especially under stressful conditions; forms two stacked rings of heptamers to form a barrel-shaped 14mer; ends can be capped by GroES; misfolded proteins enter the barrel where they are refolded when GroES binds), producing the protein MSAKEIVYTEQARNLILSGVNALADAVKVTLGPKGRNVIIQKSFGSPTVTKDGVTVAKEIELENRFENMGAQMVREVASKTSDVAGDGTTTATVLAQAIYREGSKLVAAGHNPMEIKRGVDKAVEVLVDTLKKMAKVTKDPKEIAQVGTISANGDVEIGQKLAEAMEKVGKEGVITVEESRTAETTLDVVEGMQFDRGYLSPYFVSDPERMEAVLENPYILISEKKISNMKDLLPVLEAIARQERPLVIISEDIEGEALATLVVNKLRGTLKCAACKAPGFGDRRKEMLKDIATLTKGQVIAEELGLKLENVTISDLGQAKRVVMDKDNTTIVDGAGEKEKIQARVTEIRKQIENTTSDYDKEKLQERLAKLAGGVAVIKVGAATETEMKEKKARVEDALHATRAAVEEGIVPGGGVALIRAQSALEGLKVNDEQKFGVSILRRAIEEPLRQIVANAGLEGSIVVNKVKEGKDDFGYNASSDEYGNLYKMGVIDPVKVVRTALQNAASVASLMLTTECLVAERPKAEDKSSGGGHGGHGHDF